One segment of Streptosporangium brasiliense DNA contains the following:
- a CDS encoding response regulator encodes MTKILVVDDEPQILRALRINLTARHYEVSVAADGSSALRQAAEWHPDLVVLDLGLPDIDGVDVIHGLRGWTQTPIVVLSGRAGNQDKIDALDAGADDYVTKPFSIEEFLARIRAVSRRAAIQEAELASIQIGDHTVDLTRKTVSGGLRLTPTEWHILEILLRSPGKLISQRYLLAEVWGSKHVKETHYLRQYMAQLRKKLERDPARPQHLITEPGMGYRYTP; translated from the coding sequence ATGACCAAGATCCTCGTCGTGGACGACGAGCCACAGATCCTGCGCGCCCTCCGCATCAACCTGACCGCCCGTCACTACGAGGTTTCGGTCGCCGCCGACGGCTCGTCCGCGCTGCGCCAGGCCGCCGAATGGCACCCCGACCTCGTCGTGCTCGACCTCGGCCTGCCCGACATCGACGGCGTGGACGTCATCCACGGTCTGCGCGGCTGGACCCAGACCCCCATCGTCGTGTTGTCCGGGCGCGCCGGAAACCAGGACAAGATCGACGCCTTGGACGCCGGCGCCGACGACTACGTGACCAAGCCATTCAGCATCGAGGAGTTCCTCGCCCGCATCCGCGCCGTCTCCCGCCGCGCCGCCATCCAGGAGGCCGAACTGGCCAGCATCCAGATCGGCGACCACACGGTGGACCTGACCCGCAAGACCGTCTCGGGGGGTCTGCGGCTCACCCCCACCGAATGGCACATCCTGGAGATCCTGCTGCGCAGCCCGGGCAAGCTCATCTCGCAGCGCTATCTGCTGGCCGAGGTCTGGGGCAGCAAACACGTCAAGGAAACCCACTACCTACGCCAGTACATGGCCCAGCTCCGCAAGAAACTGGAACGCGACCCCGCCCGCCCGCAACACCTGATCACCGAGCCGGGCATGGGCTACCGCTACACCCCATGA
- a CDS encoding Scr1 family TA system antitoxin-like transcriptional regulator produces MANLADRLGEALRHRGYSTRRAARAVTDAGVQTTHVYIHQLSKGQRTNPTLEQLTALAVLLQVPVGWLVGDDIPSPFSSGDSGPVLPDIEENPPRLVGKLDAGQRAVLGERLRLLREARGLSPAQAGDMVDVDERVVMSVENGAAEAETPLDDVEALLTLYGVTARFQREAILSIARGEREPGWWDMPAIPLWVSATFGLEQRAELIRTYQLQFVPPLLQTAEYATAAVRVSQNPFPSPELITGAVETTARRQDALAREGGPALWAVVDEAALMRCIAGPQVQADQLSHLIGVSKLPHVTLQVTRLVSSYVPRSAPFTMFRFPDMDPVVSVHQFDNDFVLDGTDVDGYHEAFARLTVAACMPQETPDVLTEIRDRLCALT; encoded by the coding sequence GTGGCGAACCTCGCCGACCGGCTGGGGGAGGCGCTGCGTCATCGCGGCTACTCCACCCGGAGGGCAGCGAGAGCCGTCACCGACGCGGGAGTACAGACCACTCACGTCTACATTCACCAGCTGAGCAAGGGCCAGCGGACCAATCCGACCCTGGAGCAGCTCACGGCGCTCGCCGTGCTGTTGCAGGTGCCTGTGGGATGGCTTGTGGGGGATGACATCCCTAGCCCTTTCTCTTCCGGCGACAGCGGTCCGGTTCTCCCCGACATCGAGGAGAACCCGCCGCGCCTCGTCGGAAAGCTCGACGCCGGCCAGCGCGCTGTTCTGGGCGAGCGGCTGCGGCTCCTGCGGGAGGCGCGCGGGCTGTCTCCGGCGCAAGCCGGGGACATGGTCGACGTCGATGAGCGGGTGGTCATGTCCGTGGAGAACGGCGCCGCCGAGGCTGAGACCCCACTCGACGACGTCGAAGCGCTGCTCACCCTCTACGGCGTGACCGCCCGCTTCCAGCGGGAGGCGATCCTGTCGATCGCCCGTGGCGAGCGCGAGCCGGGATGGTGGGACATGCCCGCCATCCCGCTGTGGGTGTCGGCGACGTTCGGGCTGGAACAGCGCGCGGAGCTGATCCGCACCTACCAGCTCCAGTTCGTCCCCCCGCTGCTGCAGACCGCCGAATACGCGACGGCCGCGGTCCGCGTCTCCCAGAACCCGTTCCCGTCACCCGAGCTGATCACGGGGGCGGTGGAGACGACGGCGCGCCGGCAGGACGCGCTGGCCCGGGAGGGCGGCCCGGCGCTGTGGGCGGTCGTCGACGAGGCGGCGCTGATGCGTTGCATCGCCGGGCCGCAGGTCCAGGCCGACCAGCTGAGCCACCTGATCGGAGTGTCGAAGCTGCCGCACGTCACGCTGCAGGTGACGCGGCTGGTGTCGTCGTACGTGCCGAGGTCGGCACCGTTCACGATGTTCCGCTTCCCCGACATGGACCCGGTGGTCTCGGTCCACCAGTTCGACAACGACTTCGTGCTGGACGGCACGGACGTGGACGGCTACCACGAGGCGTTCGCCAGGCTGACGGTGGCGGCGTGCATGCCGCAGGAGACGCCCGACGTGCTCACGGAGATCCGCGACAGGCTCTGCGCGCTGACGTGA
- a CDS encoding potassium-transporting ATPase subunit C produces MERLPSWLRQHLTALRAVAVLTVLLGLVYPLVTTGVAQALFTDKANGSIIQKDGKDVGSALIGQSFTDADGNPVRKYFQSRPSAAGDGYDPTSTSASNLGPEDIIDTLPVPGAKDDEGKQSLLTQVCTRSRAVGELEGVSGARPYCTPDGVGAALKVFPDRAVSVNQACPTTPFIAEYQGLKVECAKPGEDYAAGRTVPVRGDAGTPAVPADAVTASGSGLDPHISLAYAELQAPRVAKERGLPLEQVKTLIDEHTTGRALGFMGEPSVNVLELNLALDGA; encoded by the coding sequence ATGGAACGTCTGCCAAGCTGGCTGCGCCAGCACCTGACCGCCCTCCGCGCGGTCGCCGTTCTGACCGTTCTGCTCGGCCTGGTCTATCCACTGGTCACCACCGGTGTCGCCCAGGCACTGTTCACCGACAAGGCCAACGGGTCGATCATCCAGAAGGACGGCAAGGACGTGGGCAGCGCGCTCATCGGCCAGTCCTTCACCGACGCCGACGGCAACCCGGTCAGGAAGTACTTCCAGTCCCGCCCATCGGCCGCCGGAGACGGCTACGACCCGACCTCCACCAGCGCCAGCAACCTCGGCCCCGAGGACATCATCGACACGCTGCCGGTGCCGGGCGCCAAGGACGACGAGGGCAAGCAGTCCCTGCTCACCCAGGTCTGCACCCGGTCCAGGGCGGTCGGCGAGCTGGAGGGCGTCTCCGGGGCCCGGCCGTACTGCACCCCGGACGGCGTGGGCGCGGCACTGAAGGTCTTCCCCGACCGCGCCGTCAGCGTCAACCAGGCCTGCCCCACGACTCCGTTCATTGCGGAGTACCAGGGCCTGAAGGTGGAGTGCGCCAAGCCGGGCGAGGACTACGCGGCCGGCCGCACCGTCCCCGTCCGCGGCGACGCCGGGACGCCGGCCGTGCCGGCCGATGCGGTGACGGCCAGCGGCTCCGGCCTCGACCCGCACATCTCCCTCGCCTACGCCGAACTCCAGGCGCCCCGCGTGGCCAAAGAACGCGGACTTCCGCTTGAGCAGGTCAAGACCCTGATCGACGAGCACACCACCGGCCGGGCGCTCGGCTTCATGGGGGAACCGTCGGTGAACGTGCTCGAGCTCAACCTCGCCCTCGACGGAGCCTGA
- a CDS encoding DUF4118 domain-containing protein: protein MRGRLRVYLGAAPGVGKTYAMLGEGRRACERGRDVVVGLVETHGRPRTAALLEGMEMVPRKTVVYRGTTFTELDVEAVIARAPKVVLIDELAHTNVPGSKNVKRWQDIDEILDAGIDVITTVNIQHLESVNDVVQEITGVPQRETVPDEVVRRADQIELVDMSPEALRRRMAHGNVYAPEKVSAAMSNYFRVGNLTALRELALLWVVGKVDEQLDRYRADHGIAATWETRERVVVALTGGPECDTLVRRAARIAARTKGADLLAVHVTSADGLAGAAPANLARQRTLVESMGGTYHQVVGDDIPRALLDFARGVNATQLVLGASRRGRFAQILSRGVGVETTSLSGSIDVHLVTHEEAKKGRRRPERSRAALTRKRRLTGWAVAVAGMPALTATLAPFRDMISLPSEILLFLCLVIGVALIGGMWPAIAAAVGGSLLLNWFFTPPIGQLTIADPENLLALIVFILVAAAVSTIVDLAARRTRQAAQASADAEALSTLAGHVLRGEAALPSLLGRLRETFGLDSVTLLERIGEPLPDDQAEPEAWRIIATSGAAPCTAPAAADTDVVISDKLVLAARGRLLDASDRRLLEAFAAEAAVALRQERLQEEAELARPLAEADKMRTALLAAVSHDLRTPLSAAKAAVESLRNADISWTDEDRDELLATADESLAGLDRLVENLLDMSRLQAGVLGLSLQPVALEEVVPRAVDNLGPLRDRIEGDISVELPDIVADPALLERVLVNLMTNAVRYSPPGHKVLITGSRHDDEVEIRVIDRGPGIPPQDHERVFLPFQRLGDRPNGTGVGLGLALSRGLTEAMGGTLIPEETPGGGLTMIVIMPVSSRATTG from the coding sequence ATGAGGGGGCGGCTGCGGGTCTACCTCGGGGCGGCGCCCGGAGTCGGCAAGACGTACGCGATGCTCGGCGAGGGCCGCCGGGCGTGCGAGCGCGGCCGGGACGTGGTCGTGGGCCTGGTCGAGACCCACGGGCGCCCCCGTACCGCCGCCCTGCTGGAGGGCATGGAGATGGTCCCGCGCAAGACCGTCGTCTACCGCGGCACCACATTTACCGAGCTCGACGTTGAGGCCGTCATCGCCCGCGCGCCGAAGGTGGTGCTGATCGACGAGCTGGCCCACACCAACGTGCCCGGCTCCAAGAACGTCAAGCGCTGGCAGGACATCGACGAGATCCTCGACGCCGGCATCGACGTCATCACCACGGTCAACATCCAGCACCTGGAATCGGTCAACGACGTCGTCCAGGAGATCACCGGCGTGCCACAGCGCGAGACCGTACCGGATGAGGTGGTGCGGCGGGCGGACCAGATCGAGCTGGTCGACATGTCGCCCGAGGCGCTGCGCCGCCGCATGGCGCACGGCAACGTGTACGCCCCCGAGAAGGTCAGCGCGGCCATGTCGAACTACTTCCGCGTCGGTAACCTCACCGCCCTGCGCGAACTCGCCCTGCTCTGGGTGGTCGGCAAGGTCGACGAGCAGCTCGACCGCTACCGCGCCGACCACGGCATCGCCGCCACCTGGGAGACCCGCGAACGCGTCGTCGTCGCGCTGACCGGCGGCCCTGAGTGCGACACCCTGGTACGCCGGGCCGCCCGCATCGCCGCCCGCACCAAAGGCGCCGATCTGCTGGCCGTGCACGTCACCAGCGCCGACGGGCTGGCCGGCGCCGCCCCGGCCAACCTGGCCCGCCAGCGCACCCTGGTCGAGAGCATGGGCGGCACCTACCACCAGGTCGTCGGTGACGACATCCCGCGCGCCCTGCTCGACTTCGCCCGCGGCGTCAACGCCACCCAACTGGTGCTCGGCGCGTCCCGCAGAGGTCGTTTCGCGCAGATTCTCTCGCGGGGCGTCGGCGTGGAGACCACCTCCCTGTCCGGCTCCATCGACGTGCACCTGGTCACCCACGAGGAGGCCAAGAAGGGCCGCCGTCGGCCCGAACGCTCCCGGGCCGCGCTGACCCGGAAACGGCGGCTGACCGGATGGGCCGTGGCGGTGGCGGGCATGCCGGCGCTGACCGCCACGCTTGCCCCGTTCCGGGACATGATCTCGCTGCCCAGCGAGATCCTGCTGTTCCTGTGCCTGGTCATCGGCGTCGCGCTGATCGGCGGCATGTGGCCGGCGATCGCCGCGGCCGTGGGCGGCTCGCTGCTGCTCAACTGGTTCTTCACCCCGCCCATCGGCCAGCTGACCATCGCCGATCCGGAGAACCTGCTCGCGTTGATCGTGTTCATCCTGGTCGCGGCGGCCGTCAGCACAATCGTGGACCTGGCCGCCCGGCGTACCCGTCAGGCTGCCCAGGCGAGTGCGGACGCCGAGGCGCTGTCCACGCTGGCCGGACACGTGCTGCGGGGCGAGGCCGCGCTGCCGTCGCTGCTGGGTCGGCTGCGCGAGACGTTCGGCCTGGACTCGGTCACCCTGCTCGAACGCATCGGCGAACCCCTCCCCGACGACCAGGCCGAACCCGAAGCCTGGCGCATCATCGCCACCTCCGGCGCCGCCCCCTGCACCGCGCCCGCCGCCGCCGACACCGACGTCGTGATCAGCGACAAGCTGGTTCTCGCCGCCCGCGGGCGACTGCTGGACGCCAGCGACCGGCGGTTGCTGGAGGCCTTCGCCGCCGAGGCCGCCGTCGCACTGCGCCAGGAACGCCTCCAGGAAGAGGCCGAACTGGCCAGACCCCTCGCCGAGGCGGACAAGATGCGCACCGCGCTGCTCGCGGCCGTCAGCCACGACCTGCGCACCCCGCTCTCGGCCGCCAAAGCCGCCGTCGAAAGCCTGCGCAACGCGGACATCAGCTGGACGGACGAGGACCGCGACGAGTTGCTCGCCACCGCCGACGAGTCCCTGGCCGGACTGGACCGGCTGGTGGAGAACCTGCTCGACATGAGCCGCCTGCAAGCCGGTGTCCTCGGCCTGTCGTTGCAACCTGTCGCCCTGGAGGAGGTCGTGCCCCGCGCCGTCGACAACCTAGGACCCTTGCGCGACCGCATCGAGGGCGACATCTCCGTCGAGCTGCCCGACATCGTCGCCGACCCGGCCCTGCTCGAACGGGTGCTGGTCAACCTGATGACCAATGCCGTCCGCTACAGCCCGCCCGGCCACAAGGTGCTGATCACTGGCAGTCGGCACGACGACGAAGTCGAGATCCGGGTGATCGACCGCGGCCCCGGCATCCCGCCCCAGGACCACGAACGTGTCTTCCTGCCCTTCCAGCGACTCGGCGACCGGCCCAACGGCACCGGCGTCGGCCTGGGGCTCGCGCTCTCGCGTGGGCTGACCGAAGCCATGGGCGGCACTCTCATACCCGAGGAGACACCAGGGGGAGGTCTCACCATGATCGTCATCATGCCCGTATCGTCCCGGGCGACGACAGGATGA
- a CDS encoding DUF4118 domain-containing protein has translation MRHLSADHVAFLVALVAPPAVAGVLVPFRDSLPNTSVALVLVVIVVAVAALGNRLAGALAAISAAVWFNFFFTQPYQRFTITRPADIQSALLLLIVGLAVSQLAARARKLKVVTITDADYLARIHDTAALAQNTRAPGTVVDHVTAQLTEVLHLRGCRFEYGTLTGHPPRLEQDGSVTWGRRRWDADRLGWPDTEVELRTFGNGRFYGRFMLKPTPGRVPPLQARLVAVTLADQAGSALDIAASDSGG, from the coding sequence ATGAGGCATTTATCCGCAGATCACGTCGCGTTCCTGGTCGCGCTGGTGGCGCCACCGGCCGTTGCGGGGGTGCTGGTGCCGTTTCGCGACAGCCTGCCCAACACCAGCGTCGCGCTCGTCCTGGTCGTGATCGTGGTCGCGGTCGCCGCCCTGGGCAACCGCCTGGCCGGCGCGTTGGCGGCCATCTCGGCCGCGGTGTGGTTCAACTTCTTCTTCACCCAGCCCTACCAGCGCTTCACCATCACCCGGCCCGCCGACATCCAGAGCGCGCTGCTGCTGCTCATCGTGGGCCTGGCGGTCTCGCAGTTGGCCGCCCGCGCCCGGAAGCTGAAGGTGGTGACCATCACCGACGCCGACTACCTGGCCCGCATCCACGACACCGCCGCTCTGGCGCAGAACACCAGGGCGCCCGGAACGGTGGTCGATCACGTCACCGCCCAGCTCACCGAGGTGCTGCACCTGCGCGGCTGCCGTTTCGAGTACGGCACGCTGACCGGCCACCCGCCCCGGCTGGAGCAAGACGGCAGCGTGACCTGGGGCCGCAGACGCTGGGACGCCGACCGGCTCGGATGGCCCGATACCGAGGTCGAGCTGCGCACCTTCGGCAACGGCCGCTTCTACGGCCGGTTCATGCTCAAGCCCACTCCGGGCAGGGTCCCGCCGTTGCAGGCACGCCTGGTCGCCGTCACCCTGGCCGATCAAGCAGGGTCGGCGCTGGACATCGCCGCAAGCGACTCGGGCGGTTGA
- the kdpB gene encoding potassium-transporting ATPase subunit KdpB: MSTPVLEAPGQTPAPKRNDRVGGGLLDPKQMIRSLPDALVKLNPVTLWRNPVMLIVEIGALFTTVLAVLSPSFFAWAIVVWLWLTVIFANLAEAVAEGRGKAQAATLRAAKRDTTARRLKNRDDHSRWDVVGAPELRQGDHVIVEAGETIPGDGDVVEGIASVDESAITGESAPVIRESGGDRSAVTGGTKVLSDKIIVRITQKPGESFIDRMIALVEGADRQKTPNEIALNILLAALTVIFLVATVTMQPFAIYAKATNPGVPDSLALTGDGVTGIVLASLLVCLIPTTIGALLSAIGIAGMDRLVQRNVLAMSGRAVEAAGDVSTLLLDKTGTITLGNRQASEFVPVDGVSEAELAEAAQLSSLADETPEGRSIVVFAKQAYGLRERQPGELAHAQWVPFTAQTRMSGVNLDGREVRKGAATAVMKWVRDHGGHPTDEVGHLVDGISGSGGTPLVVAEKGRVLGVVHLKDVVKEGMRERFDEMRRMGIRTVMITGDNPLTAKAIADEAGVDDFLAEATPEDKLALIRKEQEGGRLVAMTGDGTNDAPALAQSDVGVAMNTGTSAAKEAGNMVDLDSNPTKLIEIVEIGKQLLITRGALTTFSIANDIAKYFAIIPAMFAAVYPGLDALNVMRLTSPQSAILSAVVFNAIIIVALIPLALRGVRYRPSSASKLLSRNLYVYGLGGVIAPFIGIKIIDLIVQFLPGMS; encoded by the coding sequence ATGTCAACCCCCGTGCTCGAAGCGCCGGGTCAGACCCCCGCACCAAAGCGCAACGACCGCGTGGGCGGCGGCCTGCTTGACCCGAAACAAATGATCAGGTCGCTGCCGGACGCGCTGGTCAAACTGAACCCGGTCACGCTGTGGCGTAACCCGGTCATGCTGATCGTGGAGATCGGCGCGCTGTTCACCACCGTGCTCGCGGTCCTCAGTCCGTCCTTCTTCGCCTGGGCCATCGTGGTGTGGCTCTGGCTGACGGTGATCTTCGCCAATCTGGCCGAGGCCGTGGCCGAGGGCCGGGGCAAGGCGCAGGCGGCGACGCTGCGCGCCGCCAAGCGCGACACCACCGCCCGCCGCCTCAAGAACCGGGACGACCACTCCCGATGGGATGTCGTCGGGGCGCCCGAGCTGAGGCAGGGCGACCACGTGATCGTCGAGGCCGGAGAGACCATTCCCGGTGACGGCGACGTGGTCGAGGGCATCGCGTCCGTGGACGAGTCGGCCATCACCGGTGAGTCCGCCCCCGTCATCCGCGAGTCGGGCGGTGACCGGTCCGCGGTGACCGGCGGCACCAAGGTGCTGTCCGACAAGATCATCGTGCGGATCACCCAGAAGCCCGGCGAGAGCTTCATCGACCGGATGATCGCCCTGGTCGAGGGCGCCGACCGGCAGAAGACGCCGAACGAGATCGCGCTGAACATCCTGCTGGCCGCGCTGACGGTCATCTTCCTGGTCGCCACCGTCACCATGCAGCCGTTCGCGATCTACGCCAAGGCGACGAACCCGGGCGTGCCCGACTCGCTCGCGCTCACCGGAGACGGCGTCACGGGCATCGTGCTGGCCTCCCTGCTGGTCTGCCTCATCCCGACCACGATCGGCGCGCTGCTGTCGGCCATCGGCATCGCCGGCATGGACCGCCTGGTCCAGCGCAACGTGCTCGCCATGTCCGGCCGCGCGGTCGAGGCCGCAGGTGACGTCAGCACGCTGCTGCTGGACAAGACCGGCACCATCACGCTGGGCAACCGGCAGGCGTCGGAGTTCGTCCCGGTGGACGGGGTGAGCGAGGCCGAGCTGGCCGAGGCGGCGCAGCTGTCCAGCCTGGCCGACGAGACGCCGGAGGGCCGCTCGATCGTGGTGTTCGCCAAGCAGGCGTACGGCCTGCGCGAGCGCCAGCCGGGCGAGCTGGCGCACGCCCAATGGGTGCCCTTCACCGCGCAGACCCGCATGTCGGGGGTGAACCTGGACGGCCGCGAGGTCCGCAAGGGCGCCGCGACCGCGGTGATGAAGTGGGTGCGCGACCACGGCGGTCATCCGACGGACGAGGTGGGCCACCTGGTGGACGGGATCTCCGGCTCCGGCGGCACCCCGCTGGTGGTGGCGGAGAAGGGACGCGTGCTCGGTGTCGTCCACCTCAAGGACGTCGTCAAGGAGGGCATGCGCGAGCGGTTCGACGAGATGCGCCGGATGGGCATCCGCACCGTCATGATCACCGGGGACAACCCGCTGACCGCCAAGGCCATCGCCGACGAGGCCGGGGTGGACGACTTCCTGGCCGAGGCCACGCCCGAGGACAAGCTCGCCCTGATCAGGAAGGAGCAGGAAGGCGGCCGGCTGGTCGCGATGACCGGCGACGGCACCAACGACGCCCCCGCGCTGGCCCAGTCCGACGTCGGGGTGGCGATGAACACCGGCACGTCGGCCGCCAAGGAGGCCGGCAACATGGTCGACCTCGACTCCAACCCGACCAAGCTCATCGAGATCGTCGAGATCGGCAAGCAACTGCTGATCACCCGCGGGGCTTTGACGACCTTCTCGATCGCCAACGACATCGCCAAGTACTTCGCGATCATTCCCGCGATGTTCGCCGCGGTCTACCCGGGGCTCGACGCGCTGAACGTCATGCGCCTGACCAGCCCGCAGTCGGCGATCCTGTCCGCGGTCGTCTTCAACGCGATCATCATCGTGGCGCTGATCCCACTGGCCCTGCGCGGCGTGCGCTACCGGCCGTCCAGTGCCTCCAAGCTGCTGTCACGCAACCTGTACGTCTACGGTCTGGGCGGCGTCATCGCCCCCTTCATCGGCATCAAGATCATCGACCTCATCGTCCAGTTCCTCCCGGGGATGTCGTAA
- a CDS encoding methyltransferase domain-containing protein — MGPTGTVLIRRRGAPRDQDPDARGDLRRLPVADGSCDAVVCSLVLCCAARVRETLREVRRVPAPRGELRFYEHQRSGNPMVTPAESLMTPL; from the coding sequence GTGGGGCCGACTGGAACCGTCCTGATCAGGCGTCGCGGCGCACCTCGCGACCAAGATCCTGATGCTCGGGGGGATTTACGGCGCCTGCCTGTTGCGGACGGCTCCTGTGATGCCGTGGTGTGCTCGTTGGTGTTGTGCTGTGCCGCGCGGGTGCGGGAGACGCTGCGGGAAGTGCGGCGGGTGCCGGCGCCCCGCGGTGAGCTTCGGTTCTACGAGCACCAGCGTTCCGGCAATCCGATGGTGACGCCGGCGGAGAGCCTGATGACTCCGCTCTGA
- a CDS encoding winged helix DNA-binding domain-containing protein has product MDDLRRERLAAQSLYRPGPVSVPELVGRLLAVQAQDVAAAALAFRARSTALTRADVESAHQDRSIVRAWGPRGTLHYVLPEDLGWLTSLSGPALARQAVRRIGQEGVSGSPEALLAAVTRALEGQGPLTKAELGERLASRGVPATGQAIVHLAALAAAHGLAVLGPGRRPDGARGPAAPAPGTGSSGRGGAPGAGKPTYVHAADWLGAPVLSPFDRDRSLAELARRYLRAHAPATPADLAAWSGLPLGDARIGWRLIAGSLEQAPGGGWRLRGSGPGPGPGSEPGSESGPGLGPEPGPAPYAVRLLPAFDEYLLGWHTRSAVLADAHARAVHPGGGVLRSTVLVDGVLRGTWSLTGARLAVCPFETLPAGAGPLLAAEVEDVARFLGRPLALAEPGRDASPHPGR; this is encoded by the coding sequence ATGGACGACCTTCGGAGGGAACGGCTCGCGGCGCAGTCGCTGTACCGGCCCGGCCCCGTGAGCGTGCCCGAACTCGTCGGGCGGCTGCTGGCCGTACAGGCCCAGGACGTCGCCGCGGCGGCTCTGGCCTTCCGTGCCCGCTCGACCGCCCTGACCCGGGCGGACGTCGAGAGCGCCCATCAAGACCGCTCGATCGTCCGCGCCTGGGGGCCGCGCGGCACCCTGCACTACGTCCTGCCCGAGGACCTGGGCTGGCTGACGTCCCTGTCCGGCCCGGCGCTGGCGCGCCAGGCGGTCCGCCGGATCGGCCAGGAGGGGGTGAGCGGGTCTCCCGAGGCGCTGCTGGCCGCCGTCACCCGGGCCCTCGAAGGGCAGGGGCCGCTGACCAAGGCCGAGCTGGGGGAGCGGCTGGCCTCCCGCGGCGTCCCCGCCACGGGCCAGGCGATCGTCCACCTGGCCGCGCTGGCCGCGGCCCACGGCCTGGCCGTCCTCGGTCCCGGCAGGCGGCCGGACGGGGCCCGCGGGCCGGCCGCTCCCGCCCCGGGGACGGGGAGCTCCGGGCGGGGCGGCGCGCCGGGCGCGGGGAAGCCGACCTACGTGCACGCGGCCGACTGGCTCGGCGCCCCGGTGCTCTCCCCGTTCGACCGGGACCGCTCCCTGGCCGAACTCGCCCGCCGCTATCTGCGCGCGCACGCCCCCGCGACCCCCGCCGACCTCGCCGCCTGGTCCGGCCTGCCGCTCGGGGACGCCCGGATCGGCTGGCGGTTGATCGCCGGCTCGCTGGAGCAGGCGCCCGGGGGCGGCTGGCGCCTGCGGGGGAGCGGCCCCGGGCCCGGCCCTGGGTCCGAGCCCGGGTCCGAGTCCGGCCCTGGCCTTGGCCCCGAACCTGGACCCGCGCCGTACGCCGTGCGGCTCCTGCCCGCCTTCGACGAGTATCTCCTGGGCTGGCATACCCGCTCCGCCGTCCTGGCCGACGCCCACGCCCGCGCGGTCCACCCCGGCGGAGGCGTCCTGCGTTCCACCGTGCTCGTCGACGGGGTCCTGCGGGGCACCTGGAGCCTCACCGGCGCCAGGCTCGCGGTCTGCCCGTTCGAGACGCTCCCCGCCGGGGCGGGGCCCCTGCTCGCGGCCGAGGTCGAGGACGTCGCCCGCTTCCTCGGCCGTCCCCTCGCCCTCGCGGAGCCCGGCCGGGACGCCTCCCCGCACCCCGGTCGCTGA
- a CDS encoding potassium channel family protein, which produces MIILMHSNFIAVLGLGRFGSSVALSLAANGERALGIDREPEAVLALAGRLDHAAVADATDLDELRRLGMAEAGQAVVAMGDVVASALTTSLLAGLGVQEIWGRATTHRHAKILERVGAHRVVMPEQDAGKMLAGLLSGPTPNTAFIKTRMYFDLARHPARPAHAPGGRVRPSRGRGSGAAAPEPTDRTPPW; this is translated from the coding sequence GTGATCATCTTGATGCACAGTAATTTCATCGCGGTATTGGGATTGGGGCGCTTCGGCAGTTCGGTCGCGCTGAGCCTGGCCGCGAACGGTGAGCGAGCTCTCGGGATCGATCGTGAGCCTGAGGCGGTGCTTGCTCTGGCCGGCCGCCTTGACCATGCCGCAGTGGCGGATGCGACCGACCTGGACGAGTTGCGGCGACTCGGGATGGCCGAGGCCGGGCAGGCGGTGGTGGCCATGGGGGATGTCGTGGCCAGCGCTCTCACCACCTCGTTGCTCGCCGGACTCGGAGTTCAGGAGATCTGGGGCAGGGCGACGACGCACCGCCACGCGAAGATCCTCGAACGGGTCGGCGCCCACCGCGTCGTGATGCCGGAGCAGGATGCAGGGAAAATGCTTGCCGGATTGCTGTCCGGCCCGACCCCCAACACCGCCTTTATCAAAACACGTATGTATTTCGACCTCGCCCGCCACCCCGCCCGGCCCGCCCACGCGCCCGGCGGGCGGGTGAGGCCCTCGCGGGGCAGAGGCTCGGGGGCTGCAGCCCCCGAGCCCACAGACCGAACTCCGCCTTGGTGA
- a CDS encoding DUF732 domain-containing protein yields the protein MIGVVIAVVGVLALLGGLVALLGRDEKPVASTSASVSAKPSSTAEAEPGEKPTTTSTDLPGGKNTSTDLPRGKDKENQTAFMATMRQRADLKDKSAADLIRLGRAVCKAMDGGQSLIDVAVSNADELGAETSGYVAGAAVVTLCPRHQDKIPS from the coding sequence GTGATCGGTGTGGTCATCGCGGTGGTGGGTGTCCTTGCCTTGCTGGGGGGACTGGTCGCCCTGCTGGGCAGGGATGAGAAGCCGGTCGCGTCGACGAGCGCATCAGTGAGCGCCAAGCCGTCCAGTACGGCCGAGGCTGAGCCGGGCGAGAAGCCGACGACGACCTCGACTGATCTGCCGGGTGGGAAGAACACCTCGACTGATCTGCCGCGTGGGAAGGACAAGGAGAACCAGACTGCGTTCATGGCCACCATGCGGCAGCGGGCTGATCTGAAGGACAAGAGCGCGGCTGACCTCATACGGCTCGGCCGAGCGGTATGCAAAGCCATGGACGGAGGGCAGAGCTTGATCGATGTTGCAGTGAGCAACGCCGATGAGCTTGGCGCTGAGACTTCCGGATACGTGGCAGGCGCGGCTGTCGTCACCCTGTGCCCGCGTCACCAGGACAAGATTCCCAGCTAG